The Terriglobus tenax genome contains a region encoding:
- a CDS encoding efflux RND transporter periplasmic adaptor subunit — translation MTRQLLIGSTAAFAAMVFSLSGCRSKAVPEAPVLAVPVATAANATLENDLVLSAEFRPYQEVDVMAKIAGYVKAIRVDLGDHVRQNSVLATLEVPEVQDDVAKAKAGLAAAEADIVTAQAAVQRANAGADIASLSFKRIQEVATRDRGLVPRQEIDVAHARELEANAQLASAKSSLAADEQKKIQAGSEYRRAIAMLQYATIRAPFNGVVTKRYANTGSMIQAGISSQSQAMPVVKLAQNDVLRLVLPVPVNHVAGIKNGQLVDVNVVSANRKLQGKVTRYADSVQMATRTMDTEVDVPNPDGSLVPGMYAEVHLHLAARPNVLSVPLDAVDGLGTSSQQAYVVRDGVIHLAQVKVGLQTPSRVEVLSGLQAGDKVIVGRHTGLSDGQKVDAQPVAYEAAH, via the coding sequence ATGACTCGACAGCTTCTCATTGGATCAACAGCAGCCTTTGCCGCGATGGTCTTCTCGCTGTCCGGTTGCAGAAGCAAGGCCGTTCCCGAAGCCCCGGTATTGGCGGTTCCCGTGGCAACGGCTGCAAACGCTACGCTTGAGAACGACCTTGTTCTGTCTGCCGAGTTCCGGCCTTATCAGGAGGTCGATGTCATGGCCAAAATCGCCGGTTATGTAAAAGCCATTAGGGTCGATCTTGGCGATCATGTTCGACAGAATTCCGTGCTCGCAACGCTTGAGGTGCCGGAAGTTCAGGATGACGTGGCGAAAGCAAAGGCGGGACTGGCGGCGGCTGAAGCCGACATCGTAACGGCCCAGGCTGCCGTTCAAAGAGCAAATGCAGGAGCGGACATTGCATCGCTCTCCTTCAAGCGGATTCAGGAAGTTGCAACAAGAGACCGCGGTCTGGTGCCACGGCAGGAAATTGACGTGGCGCACGCACGCGAACTCGAAGCAAACGCTCAGCTCGCCAGCGCGAAATCCTCGTTGGCCGCGGACGAGCAGAAGAAAATCCAGGCCGGGTCGGAGTATCGGCGAGCCATTGCGATGCTGCAGTATGCAACCATCCGTGCCCCCTTCAACGGCGTCGTCACGAAACGGTACGCCAATACCGGCTCCATGATTCAAGCCGGAATCTCTTCGCAATCGCAAGCGATGCCCGTCGTGAAGCTGGCACAGAATGACGTTCTTCGGCTGGTGCTTCCTGTACCCGTGAACCATGTGGCCGGGATAAAAAACGGCCAGCTGGTCGATGTAAATGTTGTGAGTGCTAATCGCAAGCTGCAGGGCAAGGTCACACGCTATGCCGATTCCGTTCAGATGGCAACCAGGACCATGGACACCGAAGTGGACGTGCCAAACCCCGACGGGTCGCTGGTTCCCGGCATGTATGCGGAGGTTCATCTTCATCTTGCGGCGCGTCCGAACGTGCTGAGTGTTCCGCTCGATGCCGTCGATGGCCTTGGCACCAGTTCGCAGCAAGCCTATGTCGTTCGTGACGGAGTGATTCATCTCGCGCAGGTAAAGGTAGGCCTGCAGACACCCTCCCGCGTGGAGGTGCTTTCCGGCCTGCAGGCAGGAGACAAGGTCATCGTCGGACGTCACACCGGACTCTCCGACGGCCAGAAGGTCGACGCGCAACCAGTCGCTTACGAAGCCGCCCACTAA
- a CDS encoding response regulator transcription factor translates to MKPRILIIEDDRKMSEALVVGLQEAGYDMDTAASGEEGFYLAHKQRPDLLLLDLTLPHRNGLEILKQLRAEGIDMRVLILTSHNTVEDRVEGLRAGADDYLGKPFSFPELLARIDALLRRVLPPTEANTYGIGDLSLDTKARTAARKGEMLDLTPREFDLLLYFVQNRGRIVSREMLARDVWRETSRFTPIDNVIDVQIARLRKKIDDPFPVKLLQTVRGLGFCLREPS, encoded by the coding sequence ATGAAGCCCAGAATCCTCATCATCGAAGATGATCGCAAGATGTCGGAGGCCCTGGTCGTCGGCCTGCAGGAGGCGGGCTACGACATGGATACGGCAGCTTCGGGCGAGGAAGGATTTTATCTTGCCCACAAACAGCGGCCCGACCTGCTCCTGCTGGACCTGACCTTACCGCATCGCAATGGGTTGGAGATTCTGAAGCAGTTGCGTGCCGAAGGGATCGACATGCGGGTGCTGATTCTTACCTCGCACAACACGGTTGAAGACCGCGTGGAAGGTCTGCGGGCCGGGGCAGATGACTATCTTGGCAAACCCTTTTCCTTCCCCGAATTGCTGGCACGTATCGATGCCTTGTTGCGCCGTGTGCTGCCGCCGACGGAAGCAAACACCTATGGCATCGGCGACCTGTCTCTCGACACAAAAGCCCGCACAGCAGCGCGCAAAGGCGAGATGCTGGACCTCACGCCGCGCGAGTTCGACCTTCTGCTTTACTTCGTCCAGAATCGAGGACGAATCGTCTCGCGGGAGATGCTGGCACGGGACGTATGGCGCGAGACATCGCGGTTCACCCCCATCGACAACGTGATCGACGTGCAGATCGCGCGCCTGCGCAAAAAGATCGACGATCCCTTCCCGGTCAAGCTGCTGCAGACTGTGCGAGGATTAGGCTTCTGCCTCAGGGAGCCCTCGTGA
- a CDS encoding DUF3011 domain-containing protein → MKYLYWLVLLVSLRYTGNATAQSGITEQNGRNLTCASDDMGKHYCEVNTNGGVRMVNQRSGSPCVQGQTWGWDRRGIWVDRGCRADFVVGRGGPGNNNGGPGNGWGNGNGNGWGNGNGGQQITCSSNDGRRNYCNADTSGGVRMVNQRSGSPCIQGQTWGWDRNRIWVDRGCRADFVTGRDNGGPGNGWGNGNGGGRPGLGVQVITCSSNDGRRNYCSIPPNARVELSRQISGSPCRDGDTWGTDRRGLWVDRGCRAEFRIR, encoded by the coding sequence ATGAAATATCTCTACTGGTTGGTCCTGCTCGTCTCGCTCAGATACACAGGTAACGCAACAGCCCAGAGCGGGATTACGGAACAGAACGGAAGAAACCTGACCTGCGCGTCCGATGACATGGGCAAGCACTATTGCGAGGTCAACACCAACGGAGGCGTCCGCATGGTGAACCAGCGCAGCGGCTCGCCCTGCGTGCAGGGACAGACCTGGGGCTGGGATCGCCGTGGTATCTGGGTCGATCGCGGTTGCCGTGCTGACTTTGTCGTCGGTCGCGGAGGCCCGGGCAACAACAACGGTGGCCCTGGCAATGGCTGGGGGAACGGTAACGGAAACGGCTGGGGCAACGGCAATGGCGGCCAGCAGATCACCTGCTCCTCCAACGACGGCCGTCGCAACTACTGCAATGCAGACACCAGCGGCGGCGTTCGCATGGTGAACCAGCGCAGCGGCTCGCCTTGCATTCAGGGGCAGACCTGGGGCTGGGACCGCAATCGCATCTGGGTGGATCGTGGTTGCCGCGCCGACTTCGTGACCGGCCGCGACAATGGCGGCCCCGGGAATGGCTGGGGCAATGGAAATGGCGGCGGACGTCCCGGACTTGGTGTCCAGGTCATCACTTGCTCCTCCAATGATGGCCGCCGGAACTATTGCAGCATTCCTCCCAACGCCCGCGTCGAACTCAGCCGCCAGATCAGTGGTTCGCCCTGCCGTGATGGAGACACCTGGGGTACAGACCGTCGCGGTCTCTGGGTTGACCGCGGTTGCCGCGCAGAGTTCCGCATCCGCTAA
- a CDS encoding TolC family protein: MKSFITAVVSLGLALAPVWGQSATSNGPLDLPQVEATALANQPRMLAAQLRARSLAERVKQARAGYAPTINFNATGAQVADTGSAVAAGALPTSALSGRFAYGGNLTQLVTDFGRTSSLVSSARHNAEAQNDLATLTRAQVRLNVRTAYYRVLGAEAVLRAAQAALENRKLNARRIEALTQSELRSTLDLNFAKVLEREAELAVVRAQSSVAQERNTLATAMGLEMPVSARLVDAAASDDALPASPEDLQHQAGAQRADLNALQAQQQAAESFAKSEKRLSYPTLNVLGTAGQLPYHDHTLHEDYASVGFNLNVPVFNGGLFHARRNEAELEAKARAQDVKQFRLQVNEEVRNSWYRADEAYRSLDVTAQLVTQSKEALRLAQDRYDAGLGSIVELNEAQLNETSAEITSADATYTYLTRRAQLDYAAGLLN, encoded by the coding sequence ATGAAGTCTTTCATCACCGCGGTTGTGTCTTTGGGGCTCGCTCTGGCACCTGTCTGGGGACAATCTGCGACGAGCAATGGACCGTTGGACCTGCCTCAGGTCGAAGCAACCGCGCTGGCAAACCAGCCGCGAATGCTGGCGGCTCAGCTAAGGGCGCGTTCGCTTGCGGAGCGTGTAAAGCAGGCGCGTGCCGGTTACGCCCCGACGATCAACTTCAATGCGACCGGAGCGCAGGTTGCTGACACTGGTTCTGCCGTAGCAGCAGGAGCTTTGCCAACCTCAGCCTTGTCCGGGCGATTCGCGTACGGCGGCAATCTCACACAACTGGTGACCGACTTTGGCAGAACGAGCTCTCTTGTGAGCTCTGCCAGGCATAACGCCGAAGCACAGAACGATCTTGCAACCCTCACTCGCGCTCAGGTCCGGCTGAATGTACGAACGGCGTATTATCGTGTGCTTGGGGCCGAGGCGGTTCTACGTGCCGCGCAAGCCGCGCTGGAGAACCGCAAGCTCAACGCACGACGGATCGAAGCGTTGACCCAGAGTGAACTGCGCTCCACCCTCGACCTGAACTTCGCGAAAGTGCTGGAGCGCGAGGCGGAGCTGGCGGTTGTTCGAGCACAGAGCTCTGTGGCACAGGAGCGGAATACCCTGGCGACAGCTATGGGGCTGGAGATGCCCGTGTCAGCCAGATTGGTGGATGCAGCCGCGAGTGACGACGCGTTGCCGGCATCTCCTGAAGACCTGCAGCACCAGGCAGGTGCGCAGCGGGCGGATCTGAACGCATTGCAGGCGCAGCAGCAGGCGGCGGAGAGCTTTGCGAAGTCAGAAAAACGGCTGAGCTATCCGACGCTCAATGTTCTTGGCACGGCGGGCCAGTTGCCGTATCACGACCACACACTGCATGAAGATTACGCCTCGGTTGGCTTCAACCTGAATGTTCCCGTATTCAACGGCGGCTTGTTCCATGCCCGCAGGAACGAGGCAGAGCTTGAAGCAAAAGCCCGCGCGCAAGATGTGAAACAGTTTCGGCTACAGGTCAACGAAGAGGTTCGCAATAGCTGGTACAGGGCCGATGAGGCATACCGCAGCCTCGACGTAACCGCGCAACTGGTGACCCAGAGCAAAGAGGCTCTGCGGCTTGCTCAGGACAGGTACGATGCCGGACTTGGCAGCATCGTGGAACTGAACGAGGCGCAGTTGAACGAGACCTCCGCCGAGATTACGTCCGCGGATGCCACCTACACCTATCTCACGCGGCGAGCGCAGTTGGACTATGCCGCGGGACTTCTGAACTGA
- a CDS encoding ABC transporter permease, producing the protein MRVILCAMPIREIFLQTLAALWATKLRSFLTMFGIVWGITSVILLVGLGIGFNREQHERMKGLGTDIAIIWGGKTGAQAGGYVAGRDIQLEYADAVAIRDQAALVQHVSPEINRTVNEVSQYNAANRAVRGVWPEYQSFRSIKVSEGRLMTERDEADGARVVLLGDDTKQQLFRSNPAVGQTISIAGYPYTVIGVLKKKQQNGSYGSGRDGTQLFVPYVSMARDFPPARKGVFPGWLNDLVVQPVSPDKHDAAVKEVYRILGQRHHFDPDDKEALWVWDTLEGAKFVDRIFGVMTLFLGAVALLTLALGGIGVMNIMLVAVTERTREIGVRKALGARSADIHRQFLAESAIITLVSGSIGFLLGAGVCVAMRYIPMPDFVPHPVISPVAIVLSLLTLTGITLFAGTYPARRAAMLSPMECLRTE; encoded by the coding sequence TTGCGCGTAATCCTATGCGCCATGCCGATTCGCGAGATCTTCCTGCAAACGCTCGCCGCCCTGTGGGCTACCAAGCTCCGCAGCTTCCTCACCATGTTCGGCATCGTGTGGGGCATCACCTCGGTCATTCTGCTGGTTGGCCTCGGTATTGGCTTCAACAGGGAACAGCACGAGCGCATGAAGGGGCTTGGCACCGACATCGCCATCATCTGGGGCGGCAAGACCGGAGCGCAGGCTGGCGGCTATGTCGCAGGTCGCGATATCCAGTTAGAATACGCAGACGCGGTCGCCATCCGCGACCAGGCAGCGCTGGTGCAGCACGTCTCGCCGGAGATCAACCGGACCGTCAACGAGGTTTCGCAGTACAACGCCGCCAACCGCGCCGTGCGAGGCGTATGGCCGGAGTACCAGTCCTTCCGCTCCATCAAGGTCTCCGAAGGGCGCCTGATGACCGAGCGCGATGAGGCTGACGGCGCCCGCGTCGTCCTTCTCGGCGACGACACCAAGCAGCAGCTTTTCCGTTCAAACCCGGCCGTCGGACAGACAATCTCCATCGCCGGCTACCCCTACACCGTGATTGGCGTGCTCAAGAAAAAGCAGCAGAACGGCTCCTACGGTTCCGGCCGCGATGGCACACAGCTCTTTGTTCCGTATGTCTCCATGGCTCGCGACTTTCCTCCGGCGCGCAAAGGCGTCTTTCCCGGCTGGCTCAACGACCTGGTCGTGCAGCCCGTCTCCCCGGACAAGCATGACGCCGCGGTCAAGGAGGTCTACCGCATCCTCGGCCAGCGCCATCACTTCGATCCGGATGACAAGGAAGCTCTCTGGGTGTGGGACACCCTCGAAGGCGCCAAGTTCGTCGACCGCATCTTTGGCGTGATGACGCTCTTTCTTGGCGCCGTCGCCCTTCTCACGCTGGCCCTCGGCGGCATCGGCGTCATGAATATCATGCTGGTGGCCGTTACCGAACGCACCCGCGAGATCGGCGTGCGCAAAGCCCTTGGAGCGCGGTCGGCGGATATCCACCGCCAGTTTCTCGCCGAGTCGGCCATTATCACGCTCGTCTCCGGCAGCATCGGCTTTTTGCTCGGGGCAGGCGTATGTGTCGCCATGCGCTACATTCCCATGCCGGACTTTGTGCCTCACCCGGTCATCTCGCCCGTTGCCATTGTGTTGTCTCTGCTGACACTTACGGGCATTACGCTCTTTGCCGGAACCTATCCGGCGCGCCGCGCAGCCATGCTCAGCCCCATGGAATGTCTCCGCACCGAATAA
- a CDS encoding glycoside hydrolase family 125 protein, whose protein sequence is MNWTRRDVVKLGALAVAGRSMGLQAEVMDRRPAVGDRKFTSEAVERSMAETAKRIGDPELRQLFLNCFPNTLDTTVQHGSFEGKPDTVVLTGDIPAMWLRDSSAQVWPYLPLARQDEKLRALLEGVIRRQARCLLIDPYANAFMANLDDPALEWGRTDETEMKRGVGERKYELDSLCYPIRLSHGYWKATGDTKPFDTTWAEAMRTVVRTMRVQQRKQGDGPYLFQRSSPRPTETLARKGAGNPVKPVGLIASGFRPSDDACIFPFFIPANLFAVASLRQLAEMLNAIVHDSATAQEAQSLATEVEQALRQHGIAKLETGTIWAYEVDGFGSQLLMDDANVPSLLALPYLNASPDAALYARTRAFVWSERNPWFFRGTAGEGIGGPHIGDGMIWPMSQTIYALTSTKREEVMQALKMLKTSARETGFMHESYFKDDPAKFTRAWFAWANTLFGEMVAHVAHNHPDWVRS, encoded by the coding sequence ATGAATTGGACGCGCAGGGATGTCGTAAAGCTGGGAGCGCTCGCGGTAGCGGGCAGGAGCATGGGTCTGCAGGCCGAGGTCATGGATCGCAGGCCGGCCGTGGGAGACCGCAAGTTCACTTCGGAGGCCGTGGAACGCTCCATGGCCGAGACGGCAAAACGGATTGGCGACCCGGAGCTGCGGCAACTCTTCCTGAACTGCTTCCCTAATACGCTGGACACGACGGTGCAGCACGGCAGCTTTGAAGGCAAGCCGGATACCGTTGTTTTGACCGGCGATATTCCGGCGATGTGGCTGCGGGACTCCTCTGCCCAGGTGTGGCCATACCTTCCCCTCGCCAGGCAGGATGAGAAGCTGCGCGCCCTGCTGGAAGGCGTAATCCGCCGCCAGGCCCGCTGCCTGCTGATCGACCCCTATGCGAATGCCTTCATGGCGAACCTGGATGATCCGGCGCTGGAGTGGGGACGCACCGACGAGACGGAGATGAAGCGCGGCGTGGGTGAACGCAAGTACGAACTGGATTCGCTGTGCTACCCCATCCGCCTGAGCCACGGCTACTGGAAGGCCACCGGCGATACGAAGCCCTTCGACACGACGTGGGCGGAGGCAATGCGGACGGTGGTACGCACCATGCGGGTGCAGCAGCGCAAACAGGGCGATGGACCGTACCTGTTCCAGCGCAGCTCTCCCCGGCCGACCGAGACGCTGGCGCGCAAGGGCGCCGGTAACCCGGTGAAGCCGGTGGGCCTGATCGCTTCTGGCTTCAGGCCAAGCGACGATGCCTGCATCTTCCCATTCTTTATTCCGGCCAATCTGTTTGCCGTGGCCTCGCTGCGGCAGCTTGCGGAGATGCTGAACGCTATTGTGCATGACAGCGCAACCGCGCAGGAGGCACAGTCGCTGGCAACCGAGGTGGAGCAGGCGCTGCGCCAGCACGGCATTGCGAAGCTGGAGACCGGCACCATCTGGGCGTATGAGGTGGACGGCTTCGGCAGCCAGCTTCTGATGGACGATGCCAACGTGCCCAGCCTGCTGGCGCTTCCCTATCTGAATGCTTCTCCCGATGCGGCTTTGTACGCGCGGACGCGAGCCTTTGTGTGGAGCGAGCGCAACCCGTGGTTCTTCCGCGGAACGGCGGGCGAAGGTATTGGCGGCCCGCACATTGGCGATGGCATGATCTGGCCGATGTCCCAGACGATCTACGCGCTGACCAGCACGAAGCGCGAAGAGGTGATGCAGGCCCTGAAGATGCTGAAGACCTCGGCCCGCGAGACGGGCTTTATGCACGAGAGCTACTTCAAGGATGACCCGGCAAAGTTTACCCGCGCCTGGTTCGCCTGGGCCAACACACTTTTCGGCGAGATGGTGGCCCATGTGGCGCATAACCATCCGGATTGGGTGCGCAGTTGA
- a CDS encoding efflux RND transporter permease subunit has protein sequence MSGFSIRNPYLMVVLCLMITIMGTVSVSDMPIDMFPPVNLPVVAVATFYSGMPPQQIEANITYHLERQFTLASGIDHMESRSLPGVSLIKVYFRAGTDPDADAATISSLASSDLRDMPPGTYPPIVLKQDASSVPVALVTLSGSGLNESKLKDVGQNFVRNQLASVAGASVTQPFGGRWRQIMLYADPYKLEANQLSPMDIVRQVNDANVILPAGDVQIGRYDYNIYTNSMLKGAEDIAQVPLKMVGQSPVRVGDVATPQDSFGLQYNIVRVNGQRGVYLPIFKQGGDSNTIAIVEGVNDTLKKLTDVPASLKTNVEFDQSRFVKTAIETLIHEGGVGLFLTCLMILIFLGSLRATVAVFFSIPLSLLTTFFVLKMTGSSLNSMVLGGLALALSRLIDNSVVVLENIFRHLEEGESPEVAAEKGGKEVALPVLAGTLTTVVVFFPVTMLYGVSKFLFSALALAVVISLFASYFVALTVVPLFCARFIKSGHGDVVHESAEDEAAVTPDPRSTHHGLWARFNAKFTAGFDAMLHRYDKVVARVLEKPWQTLAAAGIIFALSLLLFPLLGLSFFPRTDAGQFVISFKAPSGTKLEATEEEAQRIEQIVRRIVAKDDLGIVVTNIGVDPGFSALFSPNAAMHTGFIQVALSHDHKRSSFEYIDKVKATVAKEIPELQTFYASGSLVDGVLNMGAPAPIDVRITGNDVTADFGLAQNIASKIRGIQGIADVFIPQDIDYPSLRISVDRTRASQLGLSEKEVVSNIITALTSNQMIAPSIWIDPNSGNNYFLTVMYKEGQVKSLEDLKAIPLHGKDITQPTRLDMVANIEQFNAPTEMDHTQIRRNLDVYVRPQTEDLGAITKQIQKIVDDSNPPKGINVTLAGSVTSMNASFRSFAIGLVLSVLLLYLILVAQFRSFLDPFIILLALPPGITGVILALLAWNTTLNVMSLMGVVMLAGIALSNSILIVEFAHHLIKEGKSVREAIILSCRVRLRPILMTSLATLIGLLPMALKLGEGSESYAPLAQALIGGLTVSVILTIILVPAGFYLAYREKFVTA, from the coding sequence ATGTCTGGATTCTCGATTCGAAATCCTTATCTGATGGTGGTGCTGTGCCTCATGATTACGATCATGGGTACGGTCAGCGTCTCGGACATGCCGATCGACATGTTTCCTCCCGTCAATCTGCCTGTCGTCGCCGTAGCGACATTTTATTCGGGTATGCCCCCGCAGCAGATTGAAGCAAATATTACCTATCACCTTGAGCGCCAGTTCACGCTTGCCAGTGGCATCGATCACATGGAGTCGCGCTCTCTTCCTGGCGTCTCGCTCATTAAGGTGTACTTTCGCGCCGGCACGGATCCTGATGCAGACGCGGCGACCATCTCGTCGCTTGCAAGCAGCGATCTTCGCGATATGCCTCCGGGCACGTATCCTCCCATCGTCCTGAAGCAGGATGCTTCCAGCGTCCCGGTGGCCCTGGTGACGTTGAGCGGCTCCGGCTTGAACGAGAGCAAGCTGAAGGACGTTGGCCAGAACTTTGTTCGTAACCAGCTGGCAAGCGTCGCCGGCGCCTCCGTCACGCAGCCTTTCGGTGGCCGCTGGCGCCAGATCATGCTTTACGCCGACCCTTACAAGCTGGAAGCAAACCAGCTCAGCCCGATGGATATTGTGCGTCAGGTGAATGATGCGAACGTCATTCTTCCGGCAGGCGATGTGCAGATTGGCCGTTACGACTACAACATCTATACGAACTCCATGCTGAAGGGCGCGGAGGACATTGCCCAGGTTCCACTGAAGATGGTGGGCCAGTCACCTGTGCGTGTGGGTGATGTAGCAACGCCGCAGGATTCGTTCGGCCTGCAATACAACATCGTGCGTGTGAACGGCCAGCGTGGTGTCTATCTCCCCATCTTCAAACAAGGCGGAGATTCCAACACCATCGCCATTGTGGAGGGTGTGAACGACACTCTTAAGAAGCTCACCGATGTGCCGGCATCACTGAAAACTAATGTTGAGTTCGACCAGTCACGCTTTGTCAAGACGGCGATTGAAACACTCATTCATGAGGGAGGAGTTGGCCTCTTCCTTACCTGCTTGATGATTCTTATCTTCCTTGGAAGTCTTCGAGCCACGGTCGCAGTCTTCTTCTCAATTCCGCTCTCGCTGCTGACAACGTTCTTCGTCCTGAAGATGACCGGAAGTTCGCTGAACAGCATGGTGCTGGGCGGGTTGGCGCTTGCCCTGTCCCGTCTGATCGACAACTCGGTCGTTGTGCTGGAAAATATCTTCCGCCACCTGGAAGAGGGTGAATCGCCCGAGGTAGCAGCGGAGAAGGGCGGTAAAGAAGTCGCCCTTCCGGTACTTGCCGGAACGCTCACCACGGTCGTTGTCTTTTTCCCTGTAACCATGCTCTATGGCGTCAGCAAGTTTCTCTTCTCAGCGCTTGCTCTGGCCGTCGTCATATCGCTGTTTGCCTCCTACTTCGTGGCTCTTACGGTGGTGCCGCTCTTCTGTGCCCGCTTCATCAAGAGCGGCCATGGGGACGTTGTTCATGAATCTGCGGAAGATGAAGCCGCTGTCACTCCAGACCCGCGAAGCACCCATCACGGCCTGTGGGCACGATTTAATGCGAAGTTTACTGCCGGGTTCGATGCCATGCTGCATCGGTATGACAAGGTCGTAGCCCGCGTACTGGAAAAGCCATGGCAAACCCTTGCAGCTGCAGGAATCATCTTTGCGCTATCGCTGCTCCTGTTTCCCTTGCTGGGCCTGTCCTTCTTTCCCCGTACCGATGCAGGGCAGTTCGTCATCAGCTTCAAGGCTCCCTCAGGCACAAAGCTTGAGGCAACAGAAGAAGAGGCTCAGCGAATCGAGCAGATTGTTCGCCGCATCGTGGCTAAGGACGACCTTGGCATCGTCGTCACCAACATCGGTGTCGACCCGGGTTTCTCCGCACTTTTCTCTCCGAACGCTGCCATGCACACCGGTTTTATCCAGGTGGCGCTTTCGCACGATCACAAGCGCAGCAGCTTCGAATACATCGATAAGGTGAAAGCCACCGTCGCAAAAGAAATTCCTGAACTGCAGACCTTCTACGCTTCAGGCAGCCTGGTGGACGGAGTTCTGAACATGGGCGCTCCGGCGCCGATTGATGTGCGTATCACCGGCAACGACGTCACTGCCGACTTCGGCCTTGCCCAGAACATCGCCTCAAAGATTCGTGGCATCCAGGGTATCGCCGACGTCTTCATCCCGCAGGACATCGACTATCCTTCGCTTCGCATCTCGGTTGATCGCACACGCGCAAGCCAACTCGGCCTGTCGGAAAAGGAAGTCGTCTCCAACATCATCACCGCGCTCACATCGAACCAGATGATCGCCCCTTCCATCTGGATTGACCCGAACAGCGGCAACAACTACTTCCTCACCGTGATGTACAAGGAAGGCCAGGTCAAGTCGCTCGAAGATCTGAAGGCCATCCCTTTGCACGGCAAAGATATTACGCAGCCTACGCGTCTCGACATGGTTGCAAACATTGAGCAGTTCAATGCTCCTACGGAAATGGACCACACCCAGATTCGTCGCAATCTCGATGTCTACGTCCGTCCGCAGACGGAAGATCTGGGTGCCATCACGAAGCAGATTCAGAAGATCGTCGATGACTCGAATCCTCCGAAGGGGATCAACGTTACGCTGGCTGGAAGCGTTACCTCAATGAACGCATCCTTCCGCAGCTTTGCCATCGGTCTGGTTCTTTCTGTTCTGCTGCTCTATCTCATTCTCGTTGCCCAGTTCCGTTCATTCCTCGATCCCTTCATCATCCTGCTCGCACTTCCGCCAGGAATTACCGGCGTCATTCTCGCACTGCTCGCCTGGAACACAACACTGAACGTCATGTCGCTTATGGGAGTGGTTATGCTGGCAGGAATTGCGCTTTCGAACAGCATCCTCATTGTCGAGTTTGCGCACCACCTCATCAAAGAAGGCAAAAGCGTTCGCGAGGCGATTATCCTCTCCTGCCGGGTACGTTTACGTCCCATCCTGATGACGTCGCTTGCAACCCTGATTGGTCTGTTGCCCATGGCGCTCAAACTCGGCGAAGGCAGCGAGTCCTACGCACCCCTGGCCCAGGCCCTGATTGGTGGCCTCACTGTTTCAGTGATCCTGACCATCATCCTGGTGCCGGCAGGTTTCTACCTGGCCTATCGAGAGAAGTTTGTGACCGCCTAG